GTAGtctctgaagaaaagaacgTGTGAGTAGGTGCCCTCAATGGCTTCTGAAAAAGGCGATATAATCTCAACGTGAACCCTTTCCAGCGGTAGTAAGCCACTATAGATATTGGTATGCCTGAATTTCTTATAAGGGCGTAGTTCTTCCTCTGGGTTACACTGGGAACAGTATTTAACACATATTTGTGCAAATGCGCGAGTTGTGTTGGCATAGTTGTGTCTGAGGTAGCTGTGCAGCCTGCGCCAGTGTAAATGCCCATTTTTTAGATGCCCGCACATTATGAGATCAAACATCAGCTCAGGTTCACAGACTACTGTATCACTGCATTTGTAGTCTCGCACAATTCCGTCTGCATCGACGTAGTACCGCCTCTTCAACAGGAGAAACTTAGTTTCGACGTTTCCAGCGTGAAGTTTGTCACTCGTCGTCATTAGATTATCTTCAGTTAGAGAACATGACCTCACCAAGTCAAATTGATCCTGCGTTAGCTGTCCTTTAACTGATTCCTGGTATTTAATGAAATCCAGCCGGCCTCTTTCAAGTAGTTCGAGATTGAGACCATTGTGATATTTCTCGATAGGTTCGCCTACCGCGGGCATATCAAACTCCACTTTATCCCTTCGCCGTTTGTCCACCCTTGATTTCTCCAGCTTGGTCATAGATGAATGTTGGAAGCTCTTCGTTACGGCTACTGCGCATAATTGCCcgagagctcatcgcgaTAAATCGCTACTCGCTAATCAAAATATACAACAAGTATGAACGTCAAAAAACTTTCTGAATTTAGAGTCATGTGATATTTAAATCATGTGACTATTGTGTCTTCTTGGTCGAAGACCCTAGCCGCTGGCTAGGGCCACCAACAGGCTGATAAGGCATGGGAATGCCGGAGCACGCGACCAACAACCAACTAGGAAGCCACCCAATGCAGACAACGCTCCAAGTCCAGCAACCAAGTTTTTGCCAAGCCTGAACTAGCCGGTGGAAGAGCTGAAGTCCCGATAGTTGGGGTTCGAAGGTGTTTACGAACAACAAAGTCGAGATAAATGGGTTTGACAAAATCAGTAGGATGGTGTTTTTCACACGTTGCCTGGAAGTCATGGGGGCTTTGACCAAAATCAAGGGGAAGGCTAATAGTCCGATTCCAAAGGCCAGAGCAAAATTTATCACTAAAAGTGAGGTGAGGACCACGCTGAGATACAAGAAAGCAACAGATTTGAATTGATATGAATGCGATGCTTCTATTCCTTGCCTACCGAAGATCGCTGGCAAAACTGCGATGACGGCGTTGCAGGAGATCAATAGCGACGAGTACTGCCAATGGGAAAATAATATTGACAAGGCAAACGAAAGCAGGAGCGCTACGGTAAAACCTATCACAGCTGACAAATTATGAACAGAAAAGGCAGGTGTGTTTGAAGCGCCACTCTTTAGAACACAGTCAAGTGTAGCAACAATGAATGAGACAGAGAACGCAACTGCCGCTGGCAAATAGCTGGCGATAGATACAAAATACCGTGGGGCGAGCAACAAGtaaaagaaaaaagatTGATGGAACTTTTCCAATAAGTTATTGACTGAACGGAAAGTAGCCTCTGGAATTCTACCGAATGTAGTTATGTCAAAAGGTCCGTCCGTGCCACGTGCTCTCAGTACAATGGCTTGGATTCTCCAGCCACTGAACGCCTCATTTCCGTAACAGCTCTGTACTCCTGATAATgccatttttttgacgcCTACCATCATTGTTTTCATCTTAGAAAAATAGTTGCGCTTTTCCATTTCCTCTTCCGACACCCCATTGAGGGACACCTTCATACCTTCATGCTCAGTAATGTGGACAGCAACGTTAACGAGGTCCAAGTTTGGCAGCTCACCATTTAGACCTGCGTAGTAGATCTCCACGTACTTAAAAAAGTCATTAGATCCGGGATAATCAAGCACTACGGCAGACTCGATTGACCCACCTGTCAAATCTAGTGACGTATGATAGGCGTGAACCCAAGATCTCAGACTCGCTTCCGGGTCATCACTGAATACAATGATTATGTTTTTAGACCAGACAGGCCACCTGGAGAAAAATCTAGAGAGAGCAGTCGCGAGCGCAGCCCCTCCAATGTTATATTCTCCATCGCCGTTGTACCAAGGTGCCGCTAAAACCATTGCCTCGGTACCATCTCCCCTGGGGGCATGTAAAACTCCGTACATTGTGTTTCCATGCAGGTCATCTTCATAAAAAGCGGTCTTGGCCCCGAATTCTTGAAACCAGGACGCAACGACCTCGTTTCGCTCTTTAGATGATTTCTCCTCAAGTACTTGGATTTGAGTTCTATAACCTCTTAGAATGTTCCACTCCGTCTCTCGAAAGTAACTATACGCCTGAGAGGGCATCAAGGCATTTTCAGAGATATACGTGTGGCGGTATTGCCCTTCAAGCGGTAGCAGTAGAGTAAGCCAGCATATACCCAAAATCCCACAAAGAATCGATAATTTCGGCAGAAATCGAACAATCCGTGGCAGCAATCCCAGATCGATGATCCGCCTCTGCAACTTTTCGATCAGAGCCATTGAACCAACCTTTTCCGGACCTTTTGCACTGGATTgtctgttttctttgtgCTCAACTCTTGGTCACTAAAGCATTTTCATAATTTCAATGctaagttcttgaacttcataAATCGATATTTATTATATTCACGCACCAAGAAAGCGATGGCCTCCCAATTCAAGCGTGTGTCACTCTCCACAAACGAAGACTTCAGTTGGGTGTTTCTGGTAGATTGGGTGCTAATCTTGTCCGTGTCACTCCTGGGAGCGTTTTACTTTGGGAGAGTTTTTGGTTACACCTTAACGTTTCTGCTTGAATGGCTAGCGTGGAAAAGATATAAGGTCAAGATCAGCATTCAGTCACTTAAAATTTCGTTTCTGGGCGGTAgaatcttcttcaagaatctGACCGTTGTTACACAAAACCAGACGTTTTCTTTTCTGCAGGGCAGCATTACATGGAGATACTGGCTGTTGAATTCCAGAAAAACGGCCTTCGCAAAAGCAAGCGAGAATATCGACAAGAGtgttgaaaagctaccATGCCGGTTTAGAGTTGAATGTCAAGGCCTTGAACACTTTATCTATAACAAAACACAAGCTTTTGACAACATTCTGAACTCGCTGCCGCGAGAAGACCTGGAACGATTCAAAGACTTTTTTCAGGATAATTCTGACAAAAACACAGATGAATGT
The Lachancea thermotolerans CBS 6340 chromosome G complete sequence genome window above contains:
- the GAA1 gene encoding GPI-anchor transamidase subunit GAA1 (similar to uniprot|P39012 Saccharomyces cerevisiae YLR088W GAA1 Subunit of the GPI:protein transamidase complex removes the GPI-anchoring signal and attaches GPI (glycosylphosphatidylinositol) to proteins in the ER) codes for the protein MALIEKLQRRIIDLGLLPRIVRFLPKLSILCGILGICWLTLLLPLEGQYRHTYISENALMPSQAYSYFRETEWNILRGYRTQIQVLEEKSSKERNEVVASWFQEFGAKTAFYEDDLHGNTMYGVLHAPRGDGTEAMVLAAPWYNGDGEYNIGGAALATALSRFFSRWPVWSKNIIIVFSDDPEASLRSWVHAYHTSLDLTGGSIESAVVLDYPGSNDFFKYVEIYYAGLNGELPNLDLVNVAVHITEHEGMKVSLNGVSEEEMEKRNYFSKMKTMMVGVKKMALSGVQSCYGNEAFSGWRIQAIVLRARGTDGPFDITTFGRIPEATFRSVNNLLEKFHQSFFFYLLLAPRYFVSIASYLPAAVAFSVSFIVATLDCVLKSGASNTPAFSVHNLSAVIGFTVALLLSFALSILFSHWQYSSLLISCNAVIAVLPAIFGRQGIEASHSYQFKSVAFLYLSVVLTSLLVINFALAFGIGLLAFPLILVKAPMTSRQRVKNTILLILSNPFISTLLFVNTFEPQLSGLQLFHRLVQAWQKLGCWTWSVVCIGWLPSWLLVACSGIPMPYQPVGGPSQRLGSSTKKTQ